In Triticum aestivum cultivar Chinese Spring chromosome 5B, IWGSC CS RefSeq v2.1, whole genome shotgun sequence, the following proteins share a genomic window:
- the LOC123115817 gene encoding disease resistance protein PIK6-NP-like → MVSALAGVMTSVIGKLTTLLGEEYAKLKGVHREVEFMKDELSSMNALLQRLAEVDRDLDVQTKEWRDQVREMSYDIEDCIDDFMKSLGQTDIAKRAGLVQNVIQQLKALRGRHQISSQIQGLKARVEDASKRRMRYKLDERTFEHRISRAIDPRLPSLYAEPDGLVGIDKPRDELIKCLMEGGVGALVQQQKVISIVGSGGLAFVSLSQQPDVKKILRSILSQVSQQEYANIDVWDEEKLINAIREFLKNKRYFVIIDDIWSNQAWKIIKCALFPNDVGSKIMTTTRSITIAKSCCSPQHDHVYEIMPLTEANSKSLFLKRIFGSGDMCPPKLEEVSSEILKKCGGSPLAIITVASLLANKASTNEEWERVYNSIGSTLEKDPGVEEMRKILSLSYDDLPHHLKTCLLYLSIFPEDCEIKRDQLIRRWIAEGFINTEGGQDLEEIGDGYFSDLINRSMVQPVRIQYDGRVYSCRVHDMILDLLISKSIEENFVTFFGGQNQELVLQHKIRRLSLNCYSQEHIAVPSTAIISHCRSLSVFGYAEQMPPLSKFRVLRVLDIENGEDMESSFIEHVRTLCQLKYLRLDVRSISAFPEQLGELQHLQTLDIRWTKIRKLPKSIVQLQNMTCLHVNNLELPEGIGNLHALQELREIKVKWDSLASSLLELGSLTKLRILGLRWCIIDTHGNKEIFVENVVSSLCKLGRLNLRSLCIKKMYGYSIEFLLDSWFPSPHLLQKFQMDAYYFFPRVPVWIASLDNLSYLDININPVEEEALEILGGLPALLLLCLSSESSAQKQRLVISSNMFICLKDFRFTCWSNGKGLIFEAGAMPSLEKLEVPLDAGKDLDFGIQHLSSLMHVTVKIICGGATVREVEASEDAIRSAVTLLPNHPTLEIRIWGDENMVEEDQGKAEEEIQTSTQLI, encoded by the exons ATGGTGAGCGCCTTGGCAGGGGTGATGACCTCTGTCATCGGCAAGCTCACCACCCTGCTTGGGGAGGAGTACGCAAAGCTGAAAGGTGTGCACAGGGAGGTGGAGTTCATGAAAGATGAGCTGAGCAGCATGAACGCGCTCcttcagaggctggcagaggtggACCGTGATCTTGATGTGCAGACAAAGGAATGGAGGGACCAAGTCCGGGAGATGTCTTATGATATTGAGGATTGCATAGACGACTTTATGAAAAGCCTTGGCCAAACTGACATTGCTAAGAGAGCAGGGCTTGTCCAAAATGTGATCCAGCAGCTCAAGGCACTGAGGGGGCGCCATCAAATATCCAGCCAAATCCAGGGGCTCAAGGCACGTGTTGAAGATGCAAGCAAGCGACGTATGAGGTATAAGCTCGATGAGCGCACCTTTGAGCATCGCATCTCAAGGGCCATTGACCCTCGTCTTCCTTCGCTCTATGCTGAGCCAGACGGGCTCGTCGGTATTGACAAGCCAAGAGACGAGCTCATCAAGTGCCTAATGGAGGGG GGGGTGGGTGCATTGGTGCAGCAGCAAAAGGTGATATCAATTGTGGGTTCTGGGGGCCTCG CTTTTGTTTCTTTGTCGCAGCAGCCTGATGTGAAGAAGATCCTAAGAAGTATACTCTCTCAAGTCAGCCAGCAGGAGTACGCTAACATAGATGTCTGGGATGAGGAAAAGCTCATCAATGCAATCCGAGAATTTCTAAAGAACAAAAG GTATTTTGTCATCATTGATGATATTTGGAGTAATCAAGCATGGAAGATTATCAAGTGTGCTTTGTTTCCAAATGATGTTGGGAGCAAAATAATGACAACAACTCGCAGTATTACTATAGCCAAGTCATGTTGCTCTCCTCAGCATGATCATGTCTATGAAATAATGCCTCTTACTGAAGCCAACTCTAAGAGTTTATTTTTGAAACGTATATTTGGCTCGGGAGATATGTGCCCTCCTAAGTTGGAAGAAGTCTCCTCAGAGATATTGAAGAAATGTGGTGGTTCACCCTTGGCGATTATTACAGTGGCTAGCTTGCTGGCTAATAAAGCTAGTACAAATGAAGAATGGGAGAGGGTATATAACTCAATCGGTTCGACACTGGAAAAAGATCCCGGTGTAGAAGAGATGAGAAAAATATTATCCCTCAGCTATGATGATCTTCCCCATCATTTAAAGACATGTTTACTATACCTGAGTATATTTCCAGAAGACTGTGAGATTAAGAGGGATCAATTGATAAGGAGGTGGATTGCTGAAGGATTTATTAATACGGAGGGTGGACAAGATTTGGAGGAGATAGGAGATGGGTATTTCAGTGACCTTATCAATAGAAGTATGGTTCAGCCAGTGAGAATTCAATATGATGGTCGAGTTTATTCATGCCGAGTCCATGATATGATTCTTGATCTTCTTATATCCAAGTCAATTGAAGAAAATTTTGTTACCTTCTTTGGTGGCCAAAATCAGGAATTAGTGCTACAACATAAGATTCGTAGACTATCTCTGAACTGTTATTCCCAAGAGCACATCGCAGTTCCATCAACAGCGATCATTTCTCATTGCCGGTCTCTCAGTGTATTTGGGTATGCTGAACAGATGCCTCCTCTTTCGAAGTTTAGAGTTCTGCGAGTACTTGATATAGAAAATGGTGAGGACATGGAAAGCAGTTTTATTGAACATGTAAGGACTCTTTGTCAGTTGAAGTATTTGCGGCTCGATGTCAGAAGCATTTCTGCATTCCCAGAGCAATTAGGAGAACTACAGCATTTGCAGACTCTGGATATAAGATGGACAAAGATACGAAAATTGCCCAAAAGCATTGTTCAACTGCAAAATATGACATGTTTGCATGTCAATAATCTTGAATTACCTGAAGGAATTGGGAATCTGCATGCTCTTCAGGAGCTAAGAGAGATCAAAGTCAAGTGGGACAGTTTGGCATCTTCTTTGCTGGAATTGGGCAGCCTGACTAAATTGAGGATTCTTGGGCTGCGCTGGTGCATCATCGATACACACGGTAACAAAGAAATTTTTGTGGAGAACGTGGTCTCATCGCTCTGTAAACTGGGTAGACTCAACCTTCGGTCTCTATGCATTAAGA AAATGTATGGTTATTCCATAGAATTCTTGCTGGATTCTTGGTTCCCATCCCCTCATCTCCTCCAGAAATTTCAGATGGACGCGTACTATTTCTTTCCCAGAGTTCCAGTTTGGATCGCGTCACTTGACAACCTCTCGTACCTAGATATCAATATTAACCCTGTAGAAGAGGAGGCATTAGAGATCCTTGGAGGGTTACCTGCTTTGCTGCTTCTGTGTTTGTCATCAGAATCATCTGCTCAAAAACAAAGACTCGTTATAAGCAGCAACATGTTCATATGCCTGAAGGATTTCCGCTTCACCTGCTGGAGCAATGGCAAAGGACTGATATTTGAAGCTGGGGCCATGCCGAGTCTTGAGAAGCTGGAGGTTCCATTAGACGCAGGCAAGGATCTTGATTTTGGCATCCAGCACCTCTCTTCCCTTATGCATGTTACCGTGAAGATCATTTGCGGTGGTGCCACGGTTCGGGAGGTGGAAGCATCGGAGGACGCCATCAGGAGCGCAGTTACTCTCCTTCCGAACCACCCCACACTGGAAATCCGAATATGGGGTGATGAAAATATGGTGGAGGAGGACCAAGGGAAGGCTGAAGAGGAGATCCAGACAAGCACACAACTCATCTGA